The following coding sequences lie in one Alloacidobacterium dinghuense genomic window:
- a CDS encoding Fpg/Nei family DNA glycosylase, translating into MPELPDIAAYISALESRIAGQPLEHVRINSAFLLRTARPPISDVEGHVVAELRRIGKRIAMKFDNDLWLVFHLMIAGRLHWKAAGAKLAGRNSLAAFDFPNGSLVLTEAGTKRRASLHVFANEEELRSVDPGGIEIFSSNLDSFRIALTAENRTLKRALTDPRILSGIGNAYSDEILYAAQLSPITLTHKLQPQEWELLFTATRNTLQLWIDRLSNEAKSGFPEKVTAFRKDMAVHGRYGEPCPRCGQKIQRIRYADNETNYCANCQTGGKVLADRSLSRLLGSDWPRTLDELEALKRR; encoded by the coding sequence ATGCCGGAGTTGCCCGACATAGCCGCCTACATCAGCGCACTGGAATCTCGCATCGCCGGACAGCCGCTTGAGCATGTCCGAATCAACAGCGCCTTTCTACTGCGTACGGCACGGCCGCCCATTTCCGATGTTGAAGGCCATGTCGTGGCAGAGTTACGCCGTATCGGCAAGCGCATTGCCATGAAATTCGACAATGATTTGTGGCTCGTGTTCCACCTGATGATTGCCGGCCGACTGCACTGGAAAGCAGCAGGCGCGAAACTGGCCGGGCGGAATAGTCTGGCAGCGTTTGATTTTCCCAATGGTTCCCTGGTGCTGACTGAAGCGGGCACAAAGCGACGAGCATCCTTGCACGTCTTTGCGAATGAAGAGGAATTGCGTTCGGTCGATCCTGGAGGTATTGAAATTTTCTCAAGCAATCTCGATTCGTTCCGCATAGCGCTCACCGCGGAGAACCGCACCCTCAAACGCGCTCTTACTGATCCGCGTATCCTCAGCGGGATCGGCAACGCCTATTCCGACGAGATTCTGTATGCGGCGCAGTTGTCACCCATTACTCTCACGCACAAGCTGCAACCTCAGGAATGGGAGCTGCTGTTCACAGCTACCCGCAATACTTTGCAACTCTGGATAGACCGGCTCAGCAATGAGGCGAAGTCTGGATTTCCGGAAAAGGTCACAGCATTTCGCAAGGACATGGCAGTGCACGGACGCTATGGAGAACCATGCCCGCGATGCGGCCAAAAAATTCAGCGCATTCGTTATGCCGATAACGAAACAAATTATTGCGCAAATTGCCAGACCGGCGGAAAGGTCCTCGCTGATCGTAGCTTGTCGCGTCTGCTGGGATCGGATTGGCCGCGTACACTGGACGAGTTGGAAGCGCTCAAGCGACGCTGA